GGCCTGGGGCGCGTTCAATATCGGGCTGTGGCAGCGCCCGCCGGGCACGCCGCCGCTGATCGTTTCCAGCCTCGACGAGCAAGTGGCGCAGGCCGCCGCCATCGGCCCCGATCACCCCGCCAGCAATTCGCCGATGCTGCTGCTCAGCCCGCTGATGCACGGCGCGGGGCAGTTCACCGCAGTGATCCATCTCCTGAAAGGCGGCACGCTGGCGCTGCTGCCGGGGCCGAAATTCGACGCCGATCTGGCGCTGGATGAAGTGAAGCGCATTGGCGCGCGCGGTATCTTTATCGTCGGCGATGCCTTTGCCCTGCCACTCGCCGACAGGCTGGATGCGCGCGGGGATGGGGCGGAGGCATTGGCGAGCCTCAGGAGCATCACCTCGTCAGGCGCAGTGTTATCGCCAGTGCTCAAACAGCGGCTTATCGCCCATCACCCTTCGCTGATGATCATCGACGCACTCGGCTCCTCGGAAAGCTCGGGCACCGGGATCGTCATCACCACTGCGGCGGGATCGAGCGGCGGGGGCAAGTTCCAGCCCTTGCCCGGGCGCGAGACCAAGCTGTTCGACGAGCATTTCAACGAAATCCGCCCCGGCAGCGACGGCGTCGGCATTGTCGCGCGCACCGGGCCGCTACCGCTCGGCTATCTCGGCGAGGACGAAAAGAACGCGCAGACCTTCCCCGTGATCGGCGGCCAGCGCTGGCTGATGACCGGCGACCGCGCGCGCTGGTCGGCGGACGGCACGCTCGAATTCATCGGCCGCGACAATATGTGCATCAACACCGGCGGCGAGAAGGTCTTCCCCGAGGAGGTCGAGGCGGTGCTGCTGGATCATCCCGCTGTGAAGGACGTGCGCGTCGTCAGCCTTCCCGATGCGCGCTTTGGCCGCAAGGTGGTGGCCGTGGTGCAGCCGGAGGGCGCGTCAGAGGGGCTGGAGGCCGCGCTGGACACCCACGCCCGCGCGGGGCTGGCAGGCTACAAGATCCCGCGCCTCTACGTGCTGACCGGCCAGTCGCTCAGGCTCAACAACGGCAAGCCTGATTACAAGACCGCGCAGGCCATTGCGGAGGCGGAGGCGGGCTGAAGCGCCAAGCGCGAGCGCCCGTTCGACAATCGCCAAAATCACTTGGCCAAGAATCCGGAAATAATTCTTCTTGCGTGAATCCCGCTTTTCTTGAATCCTGTTTTCTCGATTGATTACGGTATGATGGATCGAAAAAGGGGAGCGCGAAAATGAATATCAAGCTGAATTTCATTAATCATTCAAATGACACGAACAACAGTGAAATCGTGATTTTTGCGAAGAATACCGCAACGGATATGCAAGAATTCGCGGTCGCATGGAAGGTCATTCGCTTCTGCGGTCAGGGAGAAAACCATCCCTTCGTCTATTCCACCGATTCACAAGTTGCGATGGGCGATAGCTGGGGCAACTTCTCGCCCAGATTGAAAGCCGAGCCCGGACAGCAGTTCACGGCACAGAATACAGCATCCGGGGACCATCTGGCCCTGACCGGAGCGAGCTCCGCGCCCGATGAGATCGAGGTGGTCAATGGTCTGATGAAGGGGAGCATCAGCGCCAATATCTACAAGTCGGGGAGTCTCTTTGCGCAAAAGACTTCGATTGCGCCGGGGATGAAGGCGGTGTTCCAATTCACGCCAACCATCTGGATCGGCGTCGCCTCGGAGGTTGACGAGGGAG
This DNA window, taken from Porphyrobacter sp. ULC335, encodes the following:
- a CDS encoding AMP-binding protein, with product MAFAGANFGVVVKALAAAVPPDRPALVHGTRVVSWGELDAITDRIAAGLIARGLKPGDIAGQMLRNTPDYMLAYFGCVKAGVVPVNVNYHYKARELADIFSRFGLKALFTESDFADAAREAMPEGALTVDVGSAEWDALCESALPAGFAIHDDAQALFLTATGGTTGMPKAVMWPMDQAWGAFNIGLWQRPPGTPPLIVSSLDEQVAQAAAIGPDHPASNSPMLLLSPLMHGAGQFTAVIHLLKGGTLALLPGPKFDADLALDEVKRIGARGIFIVGDAFALPLADRLDARGDGAEALASLRSITSSGAVLSPVLKQRLIAHHPSLMIIDALGSSESSGTGIVITTAAGSSGGGKFQPLPGRETKLFDEHFNEIRPGSDGVGIVARTGPLPLGYLGEDEKNAQTFPVIGGQRWLMTGDRARWSADGTLEFIGRDNMCINTGGEKVFPEEVEAVLLDHPAVKDVRVVSLPDARFGRKVVAVVQPEGASEGLEAALDTHARAGLAGYKIPRLYVLTGQSLRLNNGKPDYKTAQAIAEAEAG